DNA sequence from the Candidatus Eisenbacteria bacterium genome:
GGTGCTTTGCGCATAGTCCGCCTCCTCCCGGCGCGCGTGATAGAGTGCCGGTCCACGGCCGCCGAAGGGCGAGGCCAACCCCTCCGATTCCAACGTTCGACAACCACCAGGAGACCCCCATGGAGGCGACAACGGTGACGGAAAGCACCCGGCTCAAGATCGTCCGCGAGCCGAAGGTCTACTTGGTCGGCCGGCAGGTGGTCGATGCGCAGAAGATCGAGGACTTCCTGGGCGACCACGAGGTCACCTGGCAGACCGACACCGAAGTCGGCGCCGAGGCGCTGGCCGAGATGGCGGGCCGGGTCTGCTACATGAGCTACGGCAAGGGCCGCAAGACCAACCGCGAGTTCGTCGGCCATATCGTCGAGGTCGGGCACGGCTCCGTGCTCGAGCACGCGGTCTGGAGCTTCGTCGTCACCAGCGTATCGCGCTCCTTCACGCACGAGCTGATCCGGCACCGGCACTTCTCGTATTCCCAGCTCTCGCAGCGCTACGTGAACGAGTCCGACTCCGCCTTCGTCGAGCCCGACGTGATCGCCGAGGATCCCGAGCTCCATCAGGTGTGGAGCGAAGCGGTCGAAGCGACCCGCCAGGCCTACGACCGGCTGGTCGAGGGCCTGCAGAAGCGCTACGCGCACGTGCCCGAGGCCACGCTGCGGCGCAAGCTGGCGCGGCAGGCGGCGCGCTCGGTGCTGCCCAACGCCACCGAGACCAAGATCTTCATGACCGGAAACGCGCGCGCCCTGCGTCACTTCATCGAGCTGCGCGGCAGCGAGCACGCCGACATCGAGATCCGCAAAGTGGCGGTCGAGATGCTCAAGCTCATGCAGGCCGAGGCGCCCAACCTGTTCGCCGACTACCAGCTCAAGACGCTGGCCGACGGAACGGTCGTGACCTTCACGGAGCATCCGAAGGTCTGACCTTCGCGCTCGGGCGCGCCGAACTCATGTCCACGCCTCTGGTGATCCGACGGACGGTCGCCCGGCTATCCGAGCGCGGACTCGAGAGCGTCGAGGACGCGGTGGCGGTGGAGCGCGCGCTCGAGATCCGCATCAATGATCAGCCGCTCTCGGTGACCCTGCGCACGCCTGGTCACGACGCCGAGCTGGGGCTGGGATTCCTGGCGAGCGAAGGATTGCTCACCCGGCGGAGCGATGTCGCCCGGCTCTCGGAGGTCGCCGCGAGCTGCTCGGACGAGCCCGACCGGCTCGACATCACGCTCGCGCCTCACGTGTCGATCGATTGGACCCGGTTCGAGCGCCACTTCGCCGCGACCGCAGCCTGTGGGCTCTGCGGCCGCGCGCACCTCGACTCGCTGCGGGCGGGTCTGCGGCCGCTCGCCGCCGGGGAGCCGCTCGCCGCCGGTGCGCTCGCCGGGCTCCCTTCGAGGCTCCGCGAACGCCAGGCCGCTTTCGCGGCGACCGGCGGTCTTCACGCCGCGGCCTACTGCGACATGCGCCTCGAGCCTCAGGTGTTGCGAGAGGACGTCGGCCGGCACAACGCTGTGGATAAGGTGGCGGGTTGGTTGCTGGAACAGGGACGCCATCCCGCCGACACCGGGGTCCTCTGGGTGAGCGGACGGGCGGGCGCCGAGATCGTGCTCAAGGCGGCTCGCGCGAGGATCCCGGTGCTCGCCGCGGTCGGCGCGCCATCCTCGCTGGCCATCGAGCTGGCCGAGAGCGCGGCCATGACGCTGGTGGGATTCCTGCGTGAAGGCCGCATGAACGTCTACTCCGGACGCGAGCGTCTTCGCTAGCAGCCTGCTAGGCGCCGAGCCGCTCGCGGAGCGCACGGGCGCGTGCTCTGGCGACCGGCAGCTCGGTCTTCGCTTCGTCCTTGAGTTGCAGGCGATAAGTCCCTGCGAATCCAGGCCGTAGGGCCGCGGCCCAATCGAGGTTCACGATCACGCCGCGGTGGATCCGGGCGAAGCGCCGGGGGTCCAGTCGCCGCTCGAGCTGGTCGAGCGTGAAGTTGATGTAGTGGCGGTGGCCGGGGATGGCGGCGAACACGAGCTTCTCCTCGGCGCCGAACCACACGATCTCGCTGGTCTTGAGGATCAGCTGCTTCTGGCCCAGCCGGACGGTGAGGCGATCGAGCGACTCGTCGGCGCCGCCGCGACCCATCGATGCGAGGAGTCCCTCGAGTCGGCCCGCCAGATCCTCCGGGCGGGCGAGATCCTGGCGCGCGCGATCCAGCGCCCGTTCGAGCCGCTCACGGCGGAACGGCTTGAGCAGGTAGTCGACCGCGTTCTCCTCGAAGGCGCGCACCGCGTAGTGGTCGAACGCGGTGACGAAGATGATCGCCGGTCGCCGCTCCAGACTCTGGAGCAGCGCGAAACCGTCCTCGCCCGGCATCTGGATGTCGAGCAGCAGGAGGTCGGGCTCGAGCTCCGCGATGCGCCGCCGGGCCTCCTCCGCGGAGGCGGCCTCGCCCGACACCACCACGCCGGGAAGATCGGCCAGCATGCGCCGCGTGCGCTCACGCGCCAGCGACTCGTCGTCGACGATCAGGATGTTCAGCGGCCCGGCAGCCATGGGCGAAGCCCTTACCACGAGAGCGTGAACCCGGCCACCGGCATGGCACGGCTGAAGTACGAGTCCGTGCGGTAGCGGATCGAGTAGTCGGGCGAGTAGACATAGTCGAGCACGTTGCGGACGCCGAGCACGTTGAGGCCTTCGATGTAGAACGCGCACACCCCGCTCGCCGGAAGGCCGGCGCCGGCGGGGATGGAGAACAGCTTGGTGAGCCGCACGTCCAGCCGCTGATAGTCGGGAAAACGCGCCGAGTGGCGATCGCCGTAGACCGGATGCCACACGCCGCGCTTCGCGTCGTAGGTGGCGGCGAGCACCGGCGTGAACGGACGCCCGCTGCTGAAGGTATAGCGGGCCCCGACCGTGATCGACCGCGTGGCGCGGAGCTGCGAGACGAGCGACAGCGTATGCCGCACACCGTAGGCGGCGGGGACTTCCTCGGGGTCGTCGAGCTCCTTGCGCCGCGTGTCGAGGTAGCCGTAGGAGACCCAGCCGCTGAGCGCTCGATACGTGCCTTGAACGAAGGCATCGATGCCACGCGCGTAGCCATGCCCGCGATTGGAGTAGAAGGTGACCGAATCCTGGGTCACGAGGCCGTGGTAGACCTTTCGGTAGCCTTCGACGCGCATGTTGCCGAATTCCGACCGCCATTCGTAGCCGGCGATCAGGTGATCGGCGCGGAGCGGTCCGAGATCGGGGTTCCCGTAGACGGGATTCAGGTGCTCGGGATCAGCGGGCTGATGGTAGCGGCCCGCCGCGACGCGCACCGTCTGATGAGTTCCGATGAGCCACGCCAGGGCCGCGCGCGGATCCGTGGTCCAGCGGTCCGGACGCGAGAGGTGGTCGGCGCGGCCCCCCAGCGTGGCGTACACCGGTCCCCACAGGCGGAATCGGCCCTCGGCGTACACTCCTGGATAGAAGAGCGTCGGACGCGTGACCTGATGGCGGATCGGGGCGCCGGGTTGGACGTCCATGCTGTCCGCCGGGAAATCGCCGACGATCTCGGTGGCGCGACGGCGCGCGTTCAGCCCGAAGGACACTTCGGCTCGGGTCGACACCGGCCAGTCGAAGTCGAGATTGGCCTGGGTGGTCCGCTCACTCTGCCCGGCGCCGAACGGGCCATAGCTCCAGCGCTTGTCGTAGCTCTGTCGAGACACCAGGCCCCGCCACGCCATGCGGCCTGCCAGGACGTCGCGGACCTCGAGCGTGCCGACATGGTTGGCCATGACGTCGTCGTAGAGATAGGCCGCGTTCAGATGGCTGGCCACCAGCCCCACGTGGTCGTGCGCCTCGAGGTAGCTCGCGGTGATCCGTCCGGTCGGCGAGTAGCGGTGGATCAGCTTGGCGAAGCCGTTGCTGCTGGAAGGCGCCGTCTCGTAGTCGCTGGCCGAGCCATAGAGC
Encoded proteins:
- the thyX gene encoding FAD-dependent thymidylate synthase, translating into MVGRQVVDAQKIEDFLGDHEVTWQTDTEVGAEALAEMAGRVCYMSYGKGRKTNREFVGHIVEVGHGSVLEHAVWSFVVTSVSRSFTHELIRHRHFSYSQLSQRYVNESDSAFVEPDVIAEDPELHQVWSEAVEATRQAYDRLVEGLQKRYAHVPEATLRRKLARQAARSVLPNATETKIFMTGNARALRHFIELRGSEHADIEIRKVAVEMLKLMQAEAPNLFADYQLKTLADGTVVTFTEHPKV
- a CDS encoding TonB-dependent receptor, whose amino-acid sequence is MIPRFLLAAALAVIACAGVASAVPLTGQVVDRAGKPVEFANLVVAAQKRGTVTDEQGRFEIDLPPGRHAIEVAQLGYRRLLVEVEAGTPLTLVLEDEPVPIGEVTVTASTFGKSGKFEGAVVRRGDVISTPGGAADIFQSLRALPGINAPNEGAAVYVRGGHPRETLIRVDGVEVGHPYHYEGASGGLFSTVDSYMLKSALFSSGGFGARYGGVLSGVLDIETQDPLNLRTVSVGANLAGGTAATSWALIPDKLSFVGSVNHSVPALLFKLYGSASDYETAPSSSNGFAKLIHRYSPTGRITASYLEAHDHVGLVASHLNAAYLYDDVMANHVGTLEVRDVLAGRMAWRGLVSRQSYDKRWSYGPFGAGQSERTTQANLDFDWPVSTRAEVSFGLNARRRATEIVGDFPADSMDVQPGAPIRHQVTRPTLFYPGVYAEGRFRLWGPVYATLGGRADHLSRPDRWTTDPRAALAWLIGTHQTVRVAAGRYHQPADPEHLNPVYGNPDLGPLRADHLIAGYEWRSEFGNMRVEGYRKVYHGLVTQDSVTFYSNRGHGYARGIDAFVQGTYRALSGWVSYGYLDTRRKELDDPEEVPAAYGVRHTLSLVSQLRATRSITVGARYTFSSGRPFTPVLAATYDAKRGVWHPVYGDRHSARFPDYQRLDVRLTKLFSIPAGAGLPASGVCAFYIEGLNVLGVRNVLDYVYSPDYSIRYRTDSYFSRAMPVAGFTLSW
- a CDS encoding LytTR family DNA-binding domain-containing protein, which gives rise to MAAGPLNILIVDDESLARERTRRMLADLPGVVVSGEAASAEEARRRIAELEPDLLLLDIQMPGEDGFALLQSLERRPAIIFVTAFDHYAVRAFEENAVDYLLKPFRRERLERALDRARQDLARPEDLAGRLEGLLASMGRGGADESLDRLTVRLGQKQLILKTSEIVWFGAEEKLVFAAIPGHRHYINFTLDQLERRLDPRRFARIHRGVIVNLDWAAALRPGFAGTYRLQLKDEAKTELPVARARARALRERLGA
- the fdhD gene encoding formate dehydrogenase accessory sulfurtransferase FdhD, whose product is MSTPLVIRRTVARLSERGLESVEDAVAVERALEIRINDQPLSVTLRTPGHDAELGLGFLASEGLLTRRSDVARLSEVAASCSDEPDRLDITLAPHVSIDWTRFERHFAATAACGLCGRAHLDSLRAGLRPLAAGEPLAAGALAGLPSRLRERQAAFAATGGLHAAAYCDMRLEPQVLREDVGRHNAVDKVAGWLLEQGRHPADTGVLWVSGRAGAEIVLKAARARIPVLAAVGAPSSLAIELAESAAMTLVGFLREGRMNVYSGRERLR